The following proteins are encoded in a genomic region of Bufo bufo chromosome 11, aBufBuf1.1, whole genome shotgun sequence:
- the LOC120981511 gene encoding olfactory receptor 10AG1-like, protein MQNVNRSSVMEFVLLGFSHFHKFQNFLFCAVLLAYITCVLGNIIILLLVRSESSLHTPMYFFISTFTVLEIIFVSVTVPKLLALLIQTKKTISFFGCFTQLYMFDALGATECLLLSLMVFDRYLAINNPLRYSTIMNTRFCHKLASMPWILGLVISLFPTIKTFLLDFCGPNEIDHFFCDLAPLQKLACCDPFLSNIVTIVAAFFSIVLPFFAIVWFYSHIIYTVLKIQSKEGKMKAFSTCSSHLIVAALFFGSVIIVYVKPKGSHYDKFLALMYTVVTPLLNPFIYTLRNREVRNALTKVTRQVIMLLQCLRSTQSYQQ, encoded by the coding sequence ATGCAAAATGTCAACAGGTCTTCGGTGATGGAATTTGTACTTTTGGGATTTTCCCATTTTCATAAATTTCAGAACTTTCTCTTCTGTGCTGTTCTTCTGGCATACATCACTTGTGTTCTTGGAAACATCATTATCCTTCTGCTAGTTAGAAGTGAGTCTTCTCTTCATACTCCAATGTACTTCTTCATCAGTACATTTACAGTTTTGGAAATAATTTTTGTTTCTGTAACAGTCCCAAAACTGTTGGCACTTCTCATTCAGACTAAGAAGACCATCTCGTTTTTTGGTTGTTTCACACAGCTGTATATGTTCGATGCCCTTGGAGCGACAGAATGCTTACTTCTTTCATTGATGGTCTTTGACCGATACCTAGCTATTAACAATCCATTACGCTATTCCACTATAATGAACACTCGATTCTGTCATAAGTTGGCTTCCATGCCATGGATATTGGGTTTAGTTATATCTTTATTTCCTACAATTAAAACTTTTCTTTTGGATTTCTGTGGACCAAATGAGATTGACCACTTCTTCTGTGACCTGGCACCACTGCAAAAGTTAGCATGCTGTGACCCATTTCTTAGTAATATTGTAACAATAGTGGCAGcttttttttcaattgttttaCCATTTTTTGCTATAGTGTGGTTCTATAGTCATATCATATATACTGTGTTGAAAATTCAAAGCAAAGAAGGTAAAATGAAAGCCTTCTCCACTTGCTCGTCCCATCTCATTGTAGCGGCTCTGTTTTTTGGCTCAGTTATTATTGTATATGTAAAGCCAAAAGGCAGTCACTACGACAAGTTCCTTGCCCTCATGTACACTGTGGTTACACCACTTCTAAACCCATTTATTTATACTTTAAGAAATAGGGAGGTAAGGAACGCTTTAACAAAAGTCACTCGACAGGTTATCATGTTGCTACAATGTTTACGTTCCACACAGTCCTATCAACAGTGA